A single Inediibacterium massiliense DNA region contains:
- a CDS encoding ABC-F family ATP-binding cassette domain-containing protein: MNILSVENISKSYGEKILFENISFSIGDTDKIGLIGVNGTGKSSLLKIIAGYDVADTGKVHMPSKMAIEYLSQNPEFDPNATILEQVFKSDSQIMNVIRDYENILEEISQNPDDSTLQKKLLYLTDNMNAQDAWEIENQVKTILTKLGIHNFHQKIETLSGGQKKRVALASALISPCDLLILDEPTNHMDHDTIDWLEKYLTNRTGSLLMITHDRYFLDRVVNKTLELDDGKIYSYIGNYSQFIEKKLERKTLESSIERKRERLYKKELEWIRAGAQARSTKQKARIQRFEELKNTSSPIHDSNIDICVAHSRLGQKIIEINHISKSFEQNKVIEDFSYIALKDDRIGIIGKNGTGKSTLLNLITGKLTPDLGSIDIGPTVKIGYFSQESEDMDINLRAIEYIKEKAEYITTEDGIKISASQMMENFLFSKDLQWTYISKLSGGERRRLYLLRILMDAPNVLILDEPTNDLDIDTLKVLENYIDDFNGIVICVSHDRYFLDRICNKIFFFAGDGKIIEHTGNYSDFYKSGRWIHEEIKEEKNTKKSAPQKPKEKKLKFTYNEQREYETIDQEIENLENKLSTLEEEMKKYSTDFTKLQELMNEKDYIEEELLLKMERQEYLNDLAEKIKNDH; the protein is encoded by the coding sequence ATGAATATCTTATCTGTAGAAAACATATCTAAATCTTATGGAGAAAAAATACTCTTTGAAAATATATCTTTTTCTATTGGAGATACTGATAAAATTGGTTTGATTGGTGTCAATGGGACAGGTAAATCCTCTCTTTTAAAAATTATTGCTGGATATGATGTAGCCGATACTGGAAAAGTTCATATGCCAAGTAAAATGGCAATTGAATATCTTTCACAAAATCCAGAGTTTGATCCTAATGCCACTATTTTAGAACAAGTATTTAAAAGTGATTCTCAAATTATGAATGTCATAAGAGACTATGAAAATATTCTAGAAGAAATTTCTCAAAATCCAGATGATTCTACTCTACAAAAAAAATTACTTTATCTAACGGACAATATGAATGCCCAAGATGCATGGGAAATAGAAAACCAAGTAAAAACCATTCTGACAAAGCTTGGAATTCATAATTTTCATCAAAAAATAGAAACTCTATCTGGAGGACAAAAGAAAAGAGTAGCTCTAGCTAGTGCTTTGATTTCTCCTTGTGATTTATTGATTTTGGATGAGCCTACCAATCACATGGATCATGACACTATTGATTGGTTAGAAAAATATCTAACTAATAGAACAGGGTCCTTACTTATGATTACCCATGATCGATATTTTTTAGACAGAGTTGTGAATAAAACCTTAGAGTTAGATGATGGAAAAATCTATAGTTATATAGGAAACTATTCTCAATTTATTGAGAAAAAACTTGAAAGAAAAACCCTTGAATCTTCCATTGAAAGAAAAAGAGAACGTTTATACAAAAAAGAATTAGAATGGATTAGAGCTGGTGCACAAGCCAGAAGTACAAAACAAAAAGCAAGAATTCAAAGATTTGAAGAACTAAAAAATACTTCTAGCCCTATACATGATTCAAACATAGATATATGTGTAGCTCACTCTCGATTAGGTCAAAAGATTATTGAAATCAATCATATATCTAAAAGCTTTGAACAAAATAAAGTCATAGAAGATTTTAGCTATATTGCTTTAAAGGATGACCGCATTGGTATTATAGGAAAAAATGGAACAGGTAAATCCACTCTTCTAAACTTAATTACAGGAAAACTTACACCTGATCTAGGGAGTATTGATATTGGTCCTACTGTAAAAATTGGATATTTTTCTCAAGAATCAGAAGATATGGATATCAATTTACGTGCTATTGAATATATCAAAGAAAAAGCAGAATATATTACTACAGAGGATGGTATAAAAATAAGCGCTTCTCAAATGATGGAAAACTTCTTGTTTTCTAAAGATTTGCAGTGGACTTATATTTCAAAACTGTCCGGCGGTGAAAGAAGAAGACTCTATTTATTAAGAATTTTAATGGATGCTCCCAATGTACTCATTTTAGATGAGCCTACAAATGATTTAGATATTGACACCCTAAAGGTTTTAGAAAACTATATAGATGATTTTAATGGCATTGTCATATGTGTATCTCATGACCGATACTTTTTAGATCGAATTTGCAATAAAATATTCTTCTTTGCTGGAGACGGAAAAATCATAGAGCATACAGGAAATTATTCTGATTTTTATAAAAGTGGTCGATGGATTCATGAAGAAATCAAAGAAGAAAAAAATACAAAAAAAAGTGCTCCTCAAAAGCCAAAGGAAAAAAAGTTAAAATTTACTTATAATGAACAAAGGGAATATGAAACTATAGACCAAGAAATAGAAAATCTAGAAAACAAACTATCTACATTAGAAGAAGAAATGAAAAAATATTCTACAGATTTTACAAAGCTTCAAGAACTTATGAATGAAAAAGATTATATAGAAGAAGAACTTCTCCTTAAAATGGAAAGACAAGAATATTTAAACGATCTAGCAGAAAAGATAAAAAATGATCATTAA
- a CDS encoding Gmad2 immunoglobulin-like domain-containing protein, with the protein MRKKIAILLSCVLIIGLSSCGYSQKQNSSATPSQTKEIIPPSTIVSTHKDIFLEIPKEAIHVNRSIEVSGLTALKNLQIHILDENKKILNQEDQIVEVMKNENNWNSFHKQIYFFDSPTSKTGKIKIYSSEKNYVEVPIIFDELLEEGKSIQILYPANEIDQKNFIRVFGYSSVFEGNINYRITKENGEVLTEGFILSTSGAPDIGIFAKDIPLSISSGPVILEVFEVSAKDGEEIGKIIRKLNFINE; encoded by the coding sequence ATGAGAAAAAAAATAGCTATTTTATTGTCATGTGTATTGATTATAGGATTAAGCTCATGTGGTTATAGTCAAAAACAAAATAGTTCCGCCACACCTTCTCAAACAAAAGAAATCATTCCTCCATCTACTATTGTATCTACTCATAAAGATATTTTTTTAGAAATACCGAAAGAAGCCATACATGTAAATCGATCTATTGAAGTATCTGGTCTTACAGCTCTTAAAAATTTACAGATTCATATTTTAGATGAAAATAAAAAAATTCTCAATCAAGAGGATCAAATTGTAGAAGTAATGAAAAATGAAAATAACTGGAATTCTTTTCATAAACAGATATATTTCTTTGACTCACCTACTTCAAAGACTGGAAAAATAAAAATTTATTCTTCAGAAAAAAATTATGTTGAGGTTCCTATTATTTTTGACGAACTTTTAGAAGAAGGAAAAAGCATTCAAATCCTATATCCTGCTAATGAAATAGATCAAAAAAATTTTATAAGAGTATTTGGATATTCATCTGTCTTTGAAGGTAATATCAATTATAGAATCACAAAAGAAAATGGAGAAGTCCTCACAGAAGGATTTATCCTGTCCACTTCAGGAGCTCCTGACATTGGAATCTTTGCAAAAGATATCCCTCTTTCTATTTCATCAGGACCTGTTATTTTAGAAGTATTTGAAGTTAGTGCCAAGGATGGAGAAGAAATTGGAAAAATCATTAGAAAATTAAATTTTATAAATGAATAA
- a CDS encoding polysaccharide deacetylase family protein — translation MTKNVKIGMLLLAIVVLGVCAKKEIIEYVFAANKNPTRVEETQAIEQTNSKGETEGRIEQQEVVNPIYIVQNKIFHNGNKEKKQIALTFDDGPSKYYTEKVLDILKQYEVKATFFVIGRHIERYPQELVLMSQQGHEIANHSFNHKNFNKLTKAEIEEELIQTQKILDDTIGNHTNIFRPPYGAMGKNSLEAVNALGYNVVNWSVDTRDWSGIPVENIMEKVKQQLHSGGIILMHSSGKKKAMENMLIALPQIIEWAKMQGYEFTTVSQLLEFQGI, via the coding sequence ATGACGAAAAATGTAAAAATAGGAATGCTTTTATTGGCAATTGTAGTATTGGGAGTATGTGCGAAAAAAGAAATTATAGAATATGTTTTTGCTGCAAATAAAAATCCTACTAGAGTTGAAGAAACTCAAGCTATAGAACAAACCAATTCTAAAGGAGAAACTGAGGGTAGAATAGAGCAGCAAGAAGTTGTAAATCCAATCTATATAGTTCAAAATAAAATATTTCATAATGGAAATAAAGAAAAAAAGCAAATTGCTTTGACTTTTGATGATGGACCAAGTAAATATTATACGGAGAAGGTATTAGATATTTTAAAGCAATATGAAGTAAAAGCTACTTTTTTTGTCATTGGAAGACATATAGAAAGATATCCACAAGAACTTGTTCTTATGTCTCAACAAGGACATGAAATTGCAAATCATAGTTTTAATCATAAGAATTTTAATAAACTCACAAAAGCTGAGATAGAAGAAGAGTTAATACAAACACAAAAAATATTAGATGATACAATAGGAAATCATACAAATATTTTTAGACCTCCTTATGGAGCAATGGGAAAAAATTCTTTAGAAGCTGTAAATGCATTAGGATATAATGTAGTAAATTGGTCTGTTGACACCAGAGACTGGTCTGGAATTCCTGTAGAAAATATCATGGAAAAGGTAAAACAGCAATTACATTCAGGGGGAATTATATTAATGCATTCGAGTGGAAAGAAAAAAGCAATGGAGAATATGCTTATAGCACTTCCACAAATTATTGAGTGGGCTAAGATGCAGGGGTATGAGTTTACTACAGTTTCTCAATTACTTGAATTCCAAGGAATTTAA
- the ltrA gene encoding group II intron reverse transcriptase/maturase codes for MNVQKTNDTIDKVRQLQRKLYQSAKSNKSRRFHALYDKIYRKDVLEKAWKQVKTNKGSAGVDEQTIADIEDIGVEKILEEIQIQISKGTYNPPPVLRKEIPKDNGKVRPLGIPTVKDRIIQTATKIVIEPVFEANFKECSYGFRPKKNQHQALDKIRRACNNKGMWVLDADISGYFDNINHMKLLLLVERRISDRRVIKLIRKWLEAGVMKDGIVVQSELGSPQGGVISPLLANIYLDYLDTVWEKHYKHLGKLIRFCDDFVVVCKNYKDVKHTHKAISLIMQRLELNLNKSKTKIISLWEGKEGFDFLGFHNRKVKTKTIDGRIYYTLIQWISNQSIKKIYDKVKKTLDRKTLYVSSKEMVKTLNRKIIGWRNYYGLSPFNKLVKIDKYIRKRLVIWFNNKRQARKRKEFYEIVSRFNDIGLKYVA; via the coding sequence GTGAATGTCCAAAAGACTAACGACACCATAGATAAAGTTCGACAACTTCAAAGGAAACTATACCAATCAGCCAAGAGTAATAAAAGCAGAAGGTTTCATGCTTTATACGATAAGATATATAGAAAAGATGTACTTGAGAAGGCATGGAAACAAGTCAAAACTAATAAAGGAAGTGCAGGAGTAGATGAACAAACTATAGCAGACATTGAAGATATTGGGGTAGAAAAGATATTAGAGGAAATACAAATTCAAATATCAAAAGGAACATATAATCCACCACCAGTATTAAGAAAAGAAATTCCGAAGGATAATGGAAAGGTAAGACCTCTAGGAATTCCCACAGTAAAAGATAGAATAATACAAACAGCAACAAAGATAGTGATAGAACCTGTTTTTGAAGCTAATTTCAAGGAATGTTCTTATGGATTTAGACCTAAGAAAAATCAGCATCAAGCACTTGATAAAATAAGGCGAGCTTGTAATAACAAAGGAATGTGGGTGTTAGATGCAGATATATCAGGATACTTTGATAATATAAATCATATGAAATTATTACTGCTAGTTGAAAGACGAATAAGTGATAGGAGAGTAATTAAGCTTATACGAAAATGGCTAGAAGCAGGAGTAATGAAGGATGGGATAGTTGTTCAAAGTGAACTGGGAAGTCCTCAAGGAGGTGTGATATCTCCATTACTAGCAAATATTTACTTAGATTACCTAGATACGGTATGGGAGAAACATTACAAGCATTTAGGTAAACTAATTAGATTTTGTGATGACTTTGTAGTTGTTTGCAAGAACTATAAAGATGTAAAACATACACATAAAGCTATAAGCCTTATAATGCAAAGATTAGAATTGAATCTAAATAAAAGCAAGACGAAAATTATATCTTTATGGGAAGGAAAAGAAGGTTTTGATTTTCTAGGGTTTCATAATCGTAAGGTTAAGACAAAGACTATAGATGGTAGAATCTACTATACACTTATCCAGTGGATTAGTAATCAATCAATAAAGAAAATATATGACAAAGTTAAGAAGACTCTAGATAGGAAAACCCTATATGTCTCTAGTAAAGAAATGGTTAAGACATTAAATCGAAAGATTATAGGATGGCGAAACTATTATGGATTGTCACCATTCAATAAACTGGTGAAGATTGATAAATATATAAGAAAGCGGCTAGTCATTTGGTTTAACAACAAAAGACAGGCACGAAAGAGAAAAGAATTTTATGAAATAGTAAGTCGATTTAATGATATTGGCCTAAAATATGTTGCTTAA
- a CDS encoding ATP-dependent Clp protease ATP-binding subunit, which produces MKLCSVCKKNIAIVFTSQIENGKTEIKGLCMECAKKMGIPVIDQLMKQAGMNKEDIKNLTEEMNYMFEDMDMENMDEENLSDLLGGAFPFMKDSDEDEKETTIHIDEESKEKKKGKKTKGKKKYLEMYGTNLTEKAKNKEVDKVIGRDKEISRVVQILNRRNKNNPILIGEPGVGKTAIAEGLALRIVEREVPQKLFHAEIYLLDLTAVVAGTQFRGQFEGRMKSIIKEAKECGNIILVIDEVHNIMGAGEVHGGVMNAANILKPALAKGEIQVIGATTLDEYRKHIEKDAALERRFQPVLVEEPSIEDTIEILKGIKNYYEDYHQVKISEEVIKAAVHLSERYITDRFLPDKAIDVIDEAGSRANLNNTGLLEIESIEESLKKIQQEKENAAVNNDYEKAARYKMEEFQLEQQLYELEKEYHQVEIKVEDIAYVVEAWTNIPVQKITEEEAQKLIHLEERIHKRVIGQDKAIVSLSRTIRRNRSGFKKRKKPASFIFVGPTGVGKTELVKTLAYELFGDEDSMIRVDMSEYMEKHTVSKLIGAPPGYVGYDQGGQLTEKVRRKPYSVILLDEIEKAHPDVFHMLLQILEDGRLTDSQGRTVFFENTVIIMTSNAGTNFKANSIGFANNNEQALEDHVKDALKETFKPEFLNRIDEIIIFKSLQKEELIKIVDIMLKEVIEEAREKNIGVVVSQEVKDFILKKGYDEKYGARPLRRTIQRYIEDEIAEQYLERKFEEGDCIEILLKEGKIILQKIA; this is translated from the coding sequence ATGAAATTGTGCTCAGTTTGCAAAAAAAATATTGCAATTGTATTTACATCACAAATAGAGAATGGAAAGACAGAAATAAAAGGATTGTGTATGGAATGTGCTAAAAAGATGGGGATTCCTGTAATAGATCAATTGATGAAACAAGCAGGAATGAACAAAGAGGATATAAAAAATTTGACAGAAGAAATGAATTATATGTTTGAAGATATGGATATGGAAAATATGGATGAAGAAAATTTATCAGATCTGTTAGGTGGGGCTTTTCCTTTTATGAAGGATTCTGATGAAGATGAGAAAGAAACTACAATCCATATAGATGAAGAGTCTAAAGAAAAGAAAAAAGGGAAAAAAACTAAGGGTAAGAAAAAATATTTAGAAATGTATGGAACCAATTTAACAGAAAAAGCAAAAAATAAAGAAGTAGATAAAGTCATTGGAAGAGATAAAGAAATTAGTAGAGTGGTACAAATTTTGAATAGAAGAAATAAAAACAATCCTATTTTAATAGGAGAACCAGGAGTTGGAAAGACTGCTATAGCAGAAGGTTTGGCTCTTCGTATTGTAGAGCGAGAAGTTCCTCAAAAGCTTTTTCATGCAGAAATTTATTTATTAGATCTTACAGCAGTAGTAGCAGGAACTCAGTTTAGAGGACAATTTGAAGGTAGGATGAAATCTATCATTAAAGAGGCTAAAGAGTGCGGAAATATTATATTAGTCATTGATGAAGTACATAATATTATGGGAGCAGGAGAAGTTCATGGTGGAGTAATGAATGCTGCTAATATTTTAAAACCTGCTTTAGCAAAAGGAGAAATTCAAGTAATAGGAGCTACTACCTTAGATGAGTACAGAAAACATATTGAAAAGGATGCAGCTTTAGAAAGAAGATTTCAACCTGTATTAGTAGAAGAACCAAGTATAGAAGATACGATTGAAATCTTAAAGGGAATTAAAAATTATTATGAAGATTATCATCAAGTAAAAATTTCCGAAGAAGTAATCAAAGCTGCTGTACATTTATCAGAAAGATATATTACAGATCGTTTTCTTCCAGATAAAGCCATAGATGTGATTGATGAGGCAGGTTCAAGAGCTAATTTAAACAACACAGGTCTTTTAGAAATAGAAAGCATAGAGGAATCATTAAAAAAAATTCAACAAGAAAAAGAAAATGCTGCAGTCAATAATGATTATGAAAAAGCTGCAAGGTATAAAATGGAAGAATTTCAATTAGAACAACAGCTTTATGAATTAGAGAAAGAATATCATCAAGTAGAAATAAAAGTAGAAGATATTGCTTATGTAGTTGAGGCTTGGACCAATATTCCTGTTCAAAAGATTACAGAAGAAGAGGCACAAAAATTGATTCACCTTGAAGAGAGAATTCATAAAAGAGTCATTGGTCAAGATAAAGCTATTGTAAGTCTGTCAAGAACCATAAGAAGAAATAGATCAGGTTTTAAGAAAAGGAAAAAACCTGCTTCCTTTATTTTTGTAGGACCTACAGGGGTAGGAAAAACTGAATTGGTGAAAACATTAGCCTATGAACTCTTTGGAGATGAAGACAGCATGATTCGTGTGGATATGTCTGAGTATATGGAAAAACACACAGTTTCTAAATTAATTGGAGCACCTCCAGGATATGTAGGATATGATCAAGGAGGACAACTTACAGAAAAAGTAAGAAGAAAGCCTTATTCTGTTATTTTATTAGATGAGATTGAAAAAGCGCACCCAGATGTCTTTCACATGCTTTTACAAATCCTTGAAGATGGAAGACTGACAGATAGTCAAGGAAGAACAGTGTTTTTTGAAAATACAGTAATTATTATGACTTCCAATGCAGGAACCAACTTTAAAGCCAATTCTATAGGGTTTGCTAATAATAATGAACAAGCATTAGAAGATCATGTAAAGGATGCTTTAAAAGAAACTTTTAAACCTGAATTTTTAAATAGAATTGATGAAATTATTATATTTAAATCTCTGCAAAAAGAAGAATTAATCAAAATAGTAGATATTATGTTAAAAGAAGTAATAGAAGAAGCAAGAGAGAAAAATATAGGAGTAGTTGTTTCACAAGAAGTAAAAGATTTTATATTAAAAAAAGGCTATGATGAAAAATATGGAGCAAGACCTTTAAGAAGAACCATTCAAAGATATATTGAGGACGAGATTGCAGAACAATATCTAGAGAGGAAGTTTGAAGAAGGAGATTGTATTGAGATTTTATTAAAAGAAGGAAAAATTATTCTACAAAAAATAGCTTGA
- the speD gene encoding adenosylmethionine decarboxylase: protein MTNNKLKLYGFNNLTKALSFNIYDICYTKTEQDRKKYIEYIDEQYNSERLTKILTDVTNIIGASVLNVAKQDYDPQGASVTLLISEEEVPLYVLDPSCNRGVLTPTRENIVGHLDKSHVTVHTYPESHPQNDISTFRVDIDVATCGTISPVKALNYLIGSFDSDIITIDYRVRGFTRDIDGEKHFIDHPINSIQNFIEKETINRYDLIDMNIYQSNIFHTKMKIKDLNLDNYLFEINEENLNEEERDEIIEKLNKEMTEIFYGINVSDV from the coding sequence ATTACTAATAATAAATTGAAGTTGTATGGATTTAATAATTTAACAAAAGCGCTTAGTTTCAATATTTATGACATCTGTTATACAAAAACAGAACAAGATCGAAAAAAATATATTGAGTATATTGATGAACAATATAATTCAGAACGATTGACAAAGATTCTTACAGATGTAACAAATATTATTGGTGCGAGTGTGTTAAATGTTGCCAAACAAGATTATGATCCACAAGGAGCAAGTGTGACTCTTTTAATTTCAGAAGAAGAAGTTCCTTTATATGTTTTGGATCCATCTTGTAATAGAGGAGTTTTAACACCTACTCGTGAAAATATTGTAGGCCATTTAGATAAAAGCCATGTAACAGTCCATACGTACCCAGAAAGTCATCCTCAAAATGACATTAGTACTTTTAGAGTAGATATTGATGTAGCTACTTGTGGGACAATCTCTCCAGTAAAAGCATTAAATTATTTAATAGGAAGTTTTGATTCAGATATTATTACTATTGACTATAGAGTGAGAGGATTTACAAGAGATATAGATGGAGAAAAGCATTTTATAGATCATCCAATCAATTCTATACAAAATTTCATTGAAAAAGAAACGATAAACAGATATGATTTGATTGATATGAATATCTATCAATCCAATATATTTCATACAAAGATGAAAATAAAAGATTTAAACTTAGATAATTATTTATTTGAAATTAATGAAGAAAACTTAAATGAGGAAGAAAGAGATGAAATTATAGAAAAATTAAATAAAGAAATGACAGAGATTTTTTATGGAATCAATGTATCAGATGTATAG
- a CDS encoding FAD-dependent oxidoreductase encodes MVNYPIVQPNNPSSCDRHQLVLYSLQKEQRSEDFHHIIKNLSPPPDITTISPAGSFKNIKIAIIGSGAAGLASAFELRKLGFDITIFEASKERIGGRIYTYYFDKNKNLYGELGPMRIPVSHETTWHYINLFHLNTRPFIQNNKNTFLYVRNTRVRNDPDGKNVMEKIYPKFPLYPWERNIPWQKLIEYGLETPLLSISPAIRREILQIKPIYDSLINYWGCLNIRQVLEKMGLSEGAIDLIGSLSPLDGDFYYNSYIETLQEIYPVNFSFLYEIIGGSSNLSSAFYRSLICINPSEYPTISPHLLGKITFKAGHWIRGMYLSSNNHVTLKYQNTCTNKMNEETFDYIICAIPFSSLRNIEINPSFTSRKMQAIREVDYSNAQKILFLCKNRFWEKGGPNERIIGGGSFTDLLISSIYYPSDHRDCSFTNYCSPDDPGVLLASYNYRQSAVRLGNMEEHKRVELAKRQIEKVHGLPMGYMDKIVIDYKMINWNHVPYFYGAFCYFMPEQKRIFSYSMTTPEYNNKIFFAGEHTSSSHGWMQGALHSGACAANALAKYCKYDHKPLF; translated from the coding sequence ATGGTTAATTATCCTATTGTACAACCTAATAATCCATCTTCTTGTGACCGTCATCAACTTGTTTTGTATTCATTACAGAAAGAACAACGATCTGAAGATTTTCATCATATTATAAAAAACTTAAGTCCTCCTCCTGATATTACAACAATCTCCCCTGCTGGATCTTTTAAAAATATAAAAATTGCAATCATCGGCTCTGGTGCTGCAGGACTAGCATCAGCTTTTGAATTGAGAAAATTAGGCTTCGATATAACTATATTTGAAGCCTCAAAAGAAAGAATTGGAGGAAGAATTTATACTTATTATTTTGATAAAAATAAAAATCTTTATGGAGAACTAGGCCCTATGCGCATTCCAGTAAGTCATGAAACAACTTGGCATTATATTAACCTTTTTCATCTAAACACACGACCCTTTATTCAAAACAATAAAAATACTTTCTTATATGTAAGAAATACAAGAGTACGTAATGATCCTGATGGAAAAAATGTAATGGAAAAAATCTATCCAAAGTTTCCTCTCTATCCATGGGAGAGAAACATCCCTTGGCAAAAGCTAATAGAATATGGTCTAGAAACACCACTTTTATCTATTTCTCCTGCTATACGAAGAGAAATTCTGCAAATTAAACCTATTTATGATTCACTCATCAATTATTGGGGTTGTTTAAATATTCGACAAGTATTAGAAAAAATGGGACTTAGCGAAGGGGCAATTGATTTAATTGGAAGCTTATCTCCCCTTGATGGTGATTTTTATTACAATAGTTATATAGAAACCCTACAAGAAATTTATCCAGTAAACTTTTCTTTTTTGTATGAAATCATTGGAGGATCTTCTAATTTATCTTCTGCCTTCTATCGTTCTTTAATTTGCATAAATCCGTCTGAATACCCTACTATTTCTCCTCATTTATTAGGAAAAATTACTTTTAAAGCTGGCCATTGGATTAGGGGAATGTATTTATCTTCTAATAATCATGTAACTTTAAAATATCAAAATACCTGTACTAACAAAATGAACGAAGAAACTTTTGACTATATCATTTGTGCCATTCCCTTTTCTAGTCTTCGTAATATAGAAATAAATCCATCCTTCACCTCAAGAAAAATGCAAGCTATAAGAGAAGTAGATTATTCCAATGCACAAAAAATTCTTTTTTTATGTAAAAATAGATTTTGGGAAAAGGGAGGCCCTAATGAAAGGATTATAGGAGGAGGATCTTTTACAGACCTTTTAATTTCATCTATATACTATCCATCTGATCACAGAGATTGTTCTTTCACAAATTATTGTTCACCAGATGACCCTGGTGTTTTATTAGCATCTTATAACTATCGCCAAAGTGCTGTTCGGCTAGGAAATATGGAAGAACATAAAAGAGTAGAGCTTGCCAAAAGACAAATCGAAAAAGTACATGGACTTCCAATGGGATATATGGATAAAATAGTAATAGATTATAAAATGATTAATTGGAATCATGTCCCGTACTTTTACGGAGCTTTTTGTTATTTTATGCCTGAACAAAAAAGAATCTTTTCTTATTCTATGACTACACCAGAATATAACAATAAAATATTTTTTGCAGGAGAACACACATCTTCCAGTCATGGCTGGATGCAAGGAGCTCTACATAGTGGTGCATGTGCTGCAAACGCCTTAGCAAAGTATTGTAAATATGATCATAAGCCCTTGTTTTAA
- the sfsA gene encoding DNA/RNA nuclease SfsA gives MKYLSIQEAIFLKRPNRFIAHVLLNGREEIVHVKNTGRCKEILKKGVKVILEEASNPNRKTKYSLVAAYKDDHTLINIDSQITNYVVYDALIHSEVGELKDFIKLKKEVKYKNSRFDFYYEKDHEKGFIEVKSVTLEENGNCMFPDAPTERGRKHIEELIHLQKEGYKNYIFFLIQIENMKIFRPNKVTDPHFEEALQRAKEKGICILAYDSIVKEDEIKINKKVHTSL, from the coding sequence ATGAAATATTTATCGATTCAAGAAGCTATTTTTTTAAAAAGACCCAATCGCTTTATTGCTCATGTACTTTTAAATGGAAGAGAAGAGATTGTCCATGTAAAAAATACAGGAAGATGCAAGGAAATATTGAAAAAAGGAGTAAAAGTAATTTTAGAAGAAGCTTCTAATCCTAATAGAAAAACAAAATATTCTTTAGTGGCAGCCTACAAAGATGATCATACGCTGATTAATATAGATTCGCAAATTACAAATTATGTGGTTTATGATGCATTGATTCATAGTGAAGTAGGAGAATTAAAAGATTTTATAAAGCTTAAAAAAGAAGTAAAATATAAAAATTCAAGGTTTGACTTTTATTATGAGAAAGATCATGAGAAAGGATTTATTGAAGTAAAAAGTGTGACATTGGAAGAAAATGGAAACTGCATGTTTCCTGATGCTCCTACGGAAAGAGGAAGAAAGCATATAGAAGAATTAATTCATTTGCAAAAAGAAGGGTATAAAAACTATATCTTTTTTTTAATACAAATAGAGAATATGAAAATATTTAGACCCAATAAAGTTACAGATCCTCATTTTGAAGAAGCATTACAAAGAGCAAAAGAAAAGGGTATTTGTATTTTAGCATATGATAGTATAGTGAAAGAAGATGAAATAAAAATTAATAAAAAAGTACATACTTCTTTATAA